In one Silene latifolia isolate original U9 population chromosome 10, ASM4854445v1, whole genome shotgun sequence genomic region, the following are encoded:
- the LOC141607328 gene encoding uncharacterized protein LOC141607328, protein MGMLCVYDAFKSFSTFSKTSGLKVSASKSNAYFNGVNEELKSDFLSVSGFKEGKLPFRYLGMPIQTTRLKKKDCECLVDKICSRIHSYGARKFSYAGRLTLVQHVLNSLHSYWASLFVLPKGIIQRIEATCRNFLWDGSAEYRRSPLVAWDTICRPKQEGGLGLKNQELWNIAMVGRLVDWIATKKDSLWVQWVNANYLKGSSWQEYTATSNSSWVWRRICRVKQVIANGYSQGVWQVQRTGYTPAGCYEWLRGARSKVDWHKAIWDSWNLPKHRFMGWLIAHKSLHTYSRLKGFGLNVDGMCFLCGQADETQEHLFFECAFSRRVIQELKQISGLNFPESDVLHWCIHNNGLNTQRKVKNAMVLSAMYHVWQQRNKSRIEQLVLRPGRIALLINDDMKRRVKERDKRKLNTQELDWLGSLNFL, encoded by the coding sequence ATGGGGATGCTTTGTGTCTATGATGCTTTCAAATCTTTCTCAACCTTCTCAAAAACTTCTGGACTTAAAGTGAGTGCTAGTAAGTCTAATGCTTACTTTAATGGAGTGAATGAAGAGCTCAAAAGTGATTTCCTGAGTGTGTCTGGTTTCAAAGAAGGCAAGCTACCATTTAGGTATCTAGGGATGCCTATCCAGACTACGAGACTAAAGAAGAAGGACTGTGAGTGCTTGGTGGATAAAATTTGCAGCAGAATCCATAGTTATGGTGCCAGGAAGTTTTCCTATGCAGGTAGGCTCACTTTGGTTCAGCATGTCTTGAATTCTTTACACTCCTATTGGGCTTCTTTGTTTGTTCTCCCTAAAGGTATCATACAAAGAATAGAGGCTACTTGCAGGAATTTTTTATGGGATGGCAGTGCTGAGTATAGACGGAGTCCTTTAGTAGCATGGGATACTATATGTAGGCCAAAGCAGGAAGGGGGATTGGGGTTAAAGAATCAGGAATTGTGGAATATTGCTATGGTTGGTAGACTTGTGGATTGGATTGCAACTAAGAAGGACTCGTTATGGGTCCAATGGGTGAATGCAAATTATTTAAAGGGGAGTTCTTGGCAGGAGTACACAGCTACTAGCAATTCCAGTTGGGTGTGGAGGAGGATTTGCAGGGTGAAGCAGGTGATTGCCAATGGCTACAGCCAGGGGGTATGGCAGGTGCAGCGTACTGGTTACACTCCTGCTGGTTGCTATGAATGGCTTAGAGGAGCCAGGTCTAAGGTAGACTGGCATAAGGCAATTTGGGACAGTTGGAATCTACCTAAACACAGGTTCATGGGATGGCTTATAGCTCACAAATCCCTGCATACTTATAGTAGATTGAAAGGATTTGGGTTGAATGTGGATGGTATGTGTTTCTTATGTGGGCAGGCAGACGAGACACAGGAACATTTGTTTTTTGAATGTGCCTTTAGTAGACGGGTGATACAAGAACTGAAGCAAATTTCTGGCTTAAATTTTCCTGAATCTGATGTCCTTCACTGGTGCATTCATAACAATGGCCTGAACACGCAAAGGAAAGTAAAGAATGCTATGGTGTTGAGTGCTATGTATCATGTGTGGCAGCAGAGAAATAAAAGTCGTATAGAGCAGCTGGTCCTGAGGCCTGGTCGTATTGCATTGCTGATCAATGATGACATGAAGAGGAGGGTAAAAGAACGGGATAAGAGGAAGTTGAATACACAAGAGTTAGATTGGCTAGGGAGCTTGAATTTTCTTTAA